GGCGTTGACGTCCATCACGCTGTCCCAGTCCCGTGCGGTGGTGTGCGTGACGGGCTTGTTCAGGGTGCGGCCGGCGTTGTTGACCAGGATGTCCAGTCCGCCGAAGGCGTCGACGGCGGCACCTACCGCGCGGGTGGCGGTCTCTTCCGCGGTGACGTCTCCGGTCACGGTCACCGTCCCGGGCAGCTCCTCCGGGAGAAGCGCGAGTTCGGGACGGGTGTCGAGGGCGACGACGTGTGCGCCGCGGGCGTGGAGGAGAGATGCGGTCTCCTTGCCGATACCGCGTGCGGCGCCGGTGACGAGGGCCGTCTTCCCGGCGAACTCGGCGGCGCCGGTGGACGATGGCGTGGATGTCATTCGGGTGCTCCCTGGTGGGGTCGGGTCGGGGGTCCGTGCGCGGTCACGGACGGCTTCGTGGCCGAACGAGGGGCCTCGTCAGTGGTCCCGGCTGTCGGGCCGGTGCCGGATGAGGAGCGCGGCGCCCAGGCCGACGAGCACGGTGGCGACGATGACGCCGGTACCGAGGCCGTAGCCCGCCAGGGGGTCACCCCGGTTCGTGCGCTGTCCGGCTTCGACGACCGCGGTGACGAGGGCGAGGACGACGGCACCGCCGATCTGCATGAAGGTGTTGAGCAGGGCTCCCGCCAGCCCTTGGTCACGGTCCGGCACCCCGGTCACGGCGCTCATGTTCAGGGCGGGAAAGGTCGCCGCGGTGCCGATCCCGTTGACGACCATGACGGGCAGGACCACGGTGAGGAAGGAGCTGTGGGGGCCGATCCGGAAGAACAGCGCGTAGGACAGCGCGAGGAGCAGCATCCCGGCGGCGATCGTCCTGTGCGTTCCGAACCGGGCGGCGAGCCGCCCCGCGAACGGAGCCAGCGCGCCGTTGGCGAGGCCCAGCGGGACGAAGGCACCGGCGGTCTGCAACGGCGACCAGTGCAGCACGTTCTGCAGGTAGAGCGTGGCGAGGAACGCGAACGACGTGTAGGCGCCCCACATGGCGAAGATCGTCAGGTTGGCGCCGGCGGTCGTGCGCCGGGTGAGGAAGGACAGCGGGACCAAGGGCCTGCGTGTACGGGACTCGACCCGTACGAACAGGCCGAGCAGACCGGCCGCGGCGAGGAAGAGGACGAGGGTGCGGGCGGACAGCCAGCCGTGCGACGGAGCCTGGGTGAGGGCGTAGACCAGGAGCACCAGGGCTCCGGTGGCCGTCAACGCGCCGGGAACGTCCATCTTCTCGCGAACGCTGCCCCGGGGGTCCGCCGGGAGCAGGCGCCGTCCCGCGAGCAGCGCGCCCACAGCGATGGGCACAGGGAGCGCGAAGACCAGCCGCCACGACAGTTCGGTCAGCACGCCGCCGAGAACGAGTCCGCCGATGAAGCCGCAGGCGCCGGCGGTGGCGTACCAGCCGAGGGCACGGCCGCGCCGCGGACCCTCCGGCCAGTTGGTGGTGATCAGAGAAAGAGCCGCCGGGGCCAGGAAGCCCGCGGCGATCCCCTTCACCAGCCGCGCCACGACCAGCACGCCACCGGTCGGAGCGAGCGCTCCCAGCACGCTCACCACGCCGAAGACGGCGACCGCGGTCAGGAAAGCGCGTCGCCGGCCGAACAGATCGGCGACCCGGCCGCCCAGGAGGAGGAACCCGCCGTAGCCGAGGGCGTAGGCGGACACGACCCACTGCAAGGAGCCCGAAGCCATGCCCAGGTCACGCTGGATCGCGGGCAGGGCCACGCCCACGTCCGAAAGGTCCACGGCGTCCATGAAATGAGCCGCGCACAGCACCAGCAGGGCCGGCATGCCGGGTGGCGGGGAGACCTCCGCGACGGCCCCGGTTCCGTGGGCGTGAGAAACGAGGACGCCGGCGCGCCTTCTCACGAGGGCTTCTCCGTCCGGTCCTCGCGGTAGAGCACGAGGTGTTCGTGGTGGAGCACGCCGTCCCTGATGTCGCCCGTGGCGGTGAAGCCGGTGTCGTCGACGTAGTCGAGGTGGTCGCCGGTCACCGTGTACCGGCCGGTGTACGCGCTGCGCCGGTCTCCCCGGGCCTCGTCGTAGCGCCCGTCCGGCAGCAGCTCCTGGCGGATCCGACCGTCCGCGGTCGTCCACATGCCGACCACGTCGGCATGCCCGGTAGCGCGGCCGTTGCGCGCATCGCCTGTCATCACATTGCCTTCCTCGGTGGGTGCGGGTGTCTTGCCCGACCGAGTCTGCGCAGGTCATCGCGGGTGTACCAGGGTGCTCTCCGCCTGGGTGCGGCACGCCCAGGCAGAGAGCGGAGCCACTGCCTAGCCTGGAGGCCATGGACGACAACCATCTCGGGGAATTCCTCCGCGCGCGCCGTGCCCGCCTGCGGCCACAGGACGTCAACATGGCGAGTCACGGCGTACGCAGGGTCGCCGGACTGCGCCGCGAGGAGGTCGCCGTCCTGGCCGGCGTGAACGCCGACTACTACACCCGGCTGGAGCAGGGCCGCGAGCGCCGTCCCTCGCCACAGGTGCTGGACGCGCTCAGCCGTGCCCTCCTGCTCGACGGGGAGGCCCGCGGCCACCTGCGCCGTTTGGCCGGAGTGTCACCGGAGGGCCAAGGCTCCCTCCACACCGCCGAGCACGTCGGTCCCGCGCTGCGTCAGCTGATGGACGGCTACCCGCACACCCCGGCGTTCGTGATGAACCGCGTCCTCGACCTCCTGGCCGCCAACGCCCTGGCCGACGCGCTGTACGCCCCCTTCACCCCCGCGGACAACCTGGCCCGCATGACGTTCCTCGACCCGGCCGGACGGGAGTTCTACCAGGACTGGGACCGGGCCGCCCAGGCCGCCGTCGCCAACCTGCGCCAGGCGAGCGGCTTCGACCCCGAGCACCCACGTCTGCGAGACCTGGTGGGCACGCTGACCGAACACAGTGCCGCATTCAGACGGTTGTGGGCGCAGCACACCGTGCGCGGAAAGACCCAGGACGCCAAGCAGCTTCTCCACCCGGAAGTCGGTCCTCTCGCCCTCACCTACCAGTCGTTCGA
This region of Streptomyces ambofaciens ATCC 23877 genomic DNA includes:
- a CDS encoding MFS transporter, whose protein sequence is MRRRAGVLVSHAHGTGAVAEVSPPPGMPALLVLCAAHFMDAVDLSDVGVALPAIQRDLGMASGSLQWVVSAYALGYGGFLLLGGRVADLFGRRRAFLTAVAVFGVVSVLGALAPTGGVLVVARLVKGIAAGFLAPAALSLITTNWPEGPRRGRALGWYATAGACGFIGGLVLGGVLTELSWRLVFALPVPIAVGALLAGRRLLPADPRGSVREKMDVPGALTATGALVLLVYALTQAPSHGWLSARTLVLFLAAAGLLGLFVRVESRTRRPLVPLSFLTRRTTAGANLTIFAMWGAYTSFAFLATLYLQNVLHWSPLQTAGAFVPLGLANGALAPFAGRLAARFGTHRTIAAGMLLLALSYALFFRIGPHSSFLTVVLPVMVVNGIGTAATFPALNMSAVTGVPDRDQGLAGALLNTFMQIGGAVVLALVTAVVEAGQRTNRGDPLAGYGLGTGVIVATVLVGLGAALLIRHRPDSRDH
- a CDS encoding Atu4866 domain-containing protein, with the protein product MTGDARNGRATGHADVVGMWTTADGRIRQELLPDGRYDEARGDRRSAYTGRYTVTGDHLDYVDDTGFTATGDIRDGVLHHEHLVLYREDRTEKPS
- a CDS encoding helix-turn-helix transcriptional regulator translates to MDDNHLGEFLRARRARLRPQDVNMASHGVRRVAGLRREEVAVLAGVNADYYTRLEQGRERRPSPQVLDALSRALLLDGEARGHLRRLAGVSPEGQGSLHTAEHVGPALRQLMDGYPHTPAFVMNRVLDLLAANALADALYAPFTPADNLARMTFLDPAGREFYQDWDRAAQAAVANLRQASGFDPEHPRLRDLVGTLTEHSAAFRRLWAQHTVRGKTQDAKQLLHPEVGPLALTYQSFDVRDAPGQQLVIYHAEPGSSSAQALALLGSLYADGRRDPSRSAGR